The proteins below are encoded in one region of Silene latifolia isolate original U9 population chromosome 2, ASM4854445v1, whole genome shotgun sequence:
- the LOC141643485 gene encoding putative membrane protein At3g27390, with protein MSDTFERVLRIFYVVFAFCAALFLGALKGLLVGPIAALILIIGNVGVILGLFPVHVYWTFYTIIKTNRFDTPLKVAILFGLPVLAALWLSLSITASVIVGLGYGFFTPWVSTFEAFRQENEFNKFLHSIVDGTWDTVKGSCTVVRDFADLCIYSYPTYLKEIQEPGNPDEVQTLKFIHVPAIIIIGLLGLIVEVPLYTVIVIVKSPLMLIKGWQRLVHDLISREGPFLETACIPVAGLAILLWPLFVVGSVVLAIFTSVFVGLYGSVVVYQEKSFKRGLAYIVAQVAEFDEYTNDWLYLREGTILPKPRYRKKQTSHSESTVGPNRVHGDKSDSFPSEGPAMIIPGIGRSRSVKESIQDVKMVQVWGKMMDTCETKTRELIDADVITHTDLIEWLKAKNGHDAPIVGVGLPSYSFLHTLVHSNKTGANGLVLFDDVIVTHENRPQDRLFDWFFQPVLVLKEQIKMLKLEDGELRYLERVVLFGSSPQRLEAWENGCVVPQDPLRAAQIQGISRRLLGMVRSISKLPTYRRKYRHLIKELVSYIAEKEGSMKFESIRSVSSGEIV; from the exons ATGTCAGACACTTTTGAAAGGGTGTTAAGGATCTTTTATGTTGTTTTTGCCTTTTGTGCTGCCCTTTTCCTAGGTGCCCTTAAAG GTTTGCTGGTGGGTCCAATTGCAGCACTGATATTGATCATAGGAAATGTTGGTGTAATTCTTGGTCTTTTCCCTGTGCATGTGTATTGGACATTTTACACCATTATCAA AACTAACAGATTTGATACACCACTAAAAGTAGCGATATTGTTTGGTTTACCTGTGTTGGCTGCTCTTTGGTTGAGCCTGAGCATAACAGCAAGTGTGATTGTGGGTCTTGGATATGGTTTTTTCACTCCTTGGGTTTCGACTTTTGAAGCCTTTCGACAAGAGAATGAATTCAATAAATTCTTGCATTCCATTGTG GATGGAACATGGGATACTGTCAAAGGTAGCTGTACTGTTGTCCGCGATTTTGCAGATCTTTGTATATACTCATACCCGACGTATCTGAAGGAGATTCAGGAACCTGGAAATCCAGATGAGGTTCAAACTCTCAA ATTTATTCATGTACCAGCAATCATTATTATTGGATTGTTGGGCTTAATTGTGGAGGTCCCTCTGTACACTGTCATTGTCATCGTAAAAAGTCCATTGATGCTAATCAAAGGATGGCAGCGACTAGTACATGATCTTATCAGTCGTGAAGGACCTTTCCTTGAAACAGCTTGCATCCCAGTTGCCGGCTTGGCAATCCTTTTGTGGCCATTATTTGTTGTTGGAAGcgttgtcttagctattttcaCTAGCGTGTTCGTGGGATTGTATGGTTCAGTTGTTGTTTATCAG GAAAAATCTTTCAAAAGAGGCCTTGCTTACATAGTTGCACAGGTTGCTGAATTTGACGAGTACACTAACGATTGGCTTTATTTGAGAGAAGGGACTATACTGCCAAA GCCCCGGTACAGAAAAAAGCAGACTTCACATTCAGAATCTACTGTAGGACCTAATCGTGTTCATGGTGATAAGTCTGATTCTTTTCCTTCTGAAGGACCTGCCATGATTATTCCCGGTATAGGCCGCTCAAGATCCGTTAAGGAATCAATTCAAGATGTGAAGATGGTGCAG GTATGGGGAAAAATGATGGATACATGCGAGACGAAAACGAGGGAACTAATTGATGCTGATGTCATAACCCATACCGACCTCATTGAATGGCTGAAAGCCAAAAACGGCCATGATGCACCCATTGTTGGGGTTGGACTACCTTCCTATTCATTCCTGCACACGCTAGTGCACTCCAACAAAACTGGGGCAAATGGCTTGGTCTTGTTTGATGACGTGATCGTTACCCACGAGAATAGACCTCAGGATAGACTATTTGACTGGTTCTTCCAGCCTGTATTGGTATTGAAGGAGCAAATAAAGATGTTAAAGTTGGAAGATGGCGAATTGCGCTATTTGGAGAGGGTGGTTCTATTTGGAAGTAGTCCTCAACGGCTCGAGGCTTGGGAAAATGGCTGTGTGGTACCGCAAGATCCTTTAAGGGCTGCTCAGATTCAGGGCATTAGCAGAAG GCTGTTAGGAATGGTGAGAAGCATATCAAAGCTACCTACTTATAGGAGGAAATACCGGCACCTGATAAAGGAGTTGGTATCTTATATTGCAGAAAAGGAAGGCTCTATGAAGTTTGAGTCCATAAGATCCGTCTCTTCAGGCGAAATCGTCTAG
- the LOC141631375 gene encoding uncharacterized protein LOC141631375: MMMPGNDSGKCHRSLVRATQSLTHANTAAVSSSRCFFGLSHSALAIEIWQGRKKNLVVDHSEGFCYAWDMWQESCPSPFQLDSDMVFVPVSTGDEDHYSCICINFLSEQIEYLDNRSYEDDLLKLPYGGIARITAYAMGKYMAYKGLDKGKRVEGFPFVNIKFNWQGAGHTANDCGLYVMVHMLLYRGEPFDCTLGTEESNDLMRAEIAATLVLSDINVDREDVLSRVSAFKELKDRELEEVRDKHRSAGNTSGRKRGVGNAGENRLR, translated from the exons ATGATGATGCCCGGAAATGATTCTGGGAAATGTCATCGATCATTGGTCCGTGCTACTCAATCgcttacgcacgcgaacaccgcagctgtttcaagttcgcgctgtttctttggcctaagTCACTCT GCCCTAGCAATTGAaatttggcaaggcaggaagaaaaacttggttgttgatcattctgaaggcttttgttacgcgtgggacatgtggcaagagtcgtgtcctagtccattccaactggactccgatatg gttttcgtcccggtaagcactggtgatgaagatcattactcttgcatttgtATAAATTTCCTGTCGGAGCAGATCGAGTAtcttgataatcgttcttacgaggacgatcttctgaaattaccgtacggagggattgcgcgtattact gcttatgcaatgggaaagtatatggcctacaaagggctcgacaaaggcaaGAGAGTTGAAGGGTTCccttttgtcaacattaaattcaactggCAGGGAGCAGGACATACTGCCAATGACTGTGGTCTgtacgtcatggttcatatgttgctgtaccgtggagagccattcgactGTACCCTAGGGACTGAGGaaagcaatgacctcatgcgagcggaaattgctgcaacccttgtcctcagtgacattaacgtGGACAGGGAAGATGTGTTATCCAGGGTATCagcttttaaggagcttaaagaccgtgaaTTGGAGGAGGTGCGTGATAAACATAGGTCAgccggcaacacaagtggaaggaagagaggtgttggAAACGCCGGTGAGAACAGGTTACGCTAA